The proteins below come from a single Procambarus clarkii isolate CNS0578487 chromosome 26, FALCON_Pclarkii_2.0, whole genome shotgun sequence genomic window:
- the LOC123757019 gene encoding uncharacterized protein codes for MSPRPASPGMDSICGRESSVSPPTVVAPVAVKASPLSDAHAMPVPTDQQRLLYQLALAERLRLASAGLAWARPPLSAHHHHLQEASMGGNFMGGLGMPMMGGLGSMAFGGSFMGGASTQVPQATYPPPHPLYGYRLLDPRMLLPRGPEEPKPQHSYIGLIAMAILSSPDKKLILSDIYQYILDNYPYFRSRGTGWRNSIRHNLSLNDCFMKSGRSANGKGHYWAIHPANIDDFRRGDFRRRRAQRRVRKHLGLAVDDDSEPEALSPPPPALPSAHDTPALDLPSSDTPAPGLTARPAATDAAICITRPKRQFDVLSLLAPDRPPLHHDDIDGIMGETCMEVGAPADHRLQAKGHHLHLTDDLRLKVIDEHRLQMVQDQRIKVPEDHLQHNSGDDLQVGEEQHLQVVKHHPRHSDAPHLQVATDHHLLSEANHHIQGNKGNLLQQTKDHHHHHLQDLEDHSQKERSRLEVREDHGGPSCTIKSEVTQPEMRSEEGHDSVSGDPPSVCWTTGGWPRRGLHYGDNTLEGHSSRASPFNLSSGSGQQRPVMPLPITPVAPQQAHAHTTTSAPYSAHTPTSPHAVQITLSVSLPKTADAAQ; via the coding sequence ATGTCCCCACGGCCAGCCAGCCCAGGCATGGACTCGATTTGTGGGCGTGAGTCTTCGGTGTCGCCGCCCACGGTGGTGGCGCCCGTAGCCGTCAAAGCTTCACCCTTAAGCGACGCCCACGCGATGCCCGTGCCCACAGACCAGCAGCGCCTGCTGTACCAGCTGGCCCTGGCTGAGCGTCTGCGTCTGGCCTCTGCCGGTCTGGCCTGGGCCAGACCACCACTCtcagcccatcaccaccaccttcaggaGGCCAGCATGGGCGGCAACTTTATGGGTGGACTGGGTATGCCGATGATGGGCGGCCTGGGGTCTATGGCGTTTGGAGGAAGCTTTATGGGTGGCGCGTCCACCCAAGTGCCGCAAGCCACGTACCCGCCGCCCCACCCACTCTACGGCTACAGGCTCCTTGACCCTCGCATGCTGTTGCCCCGGGGACCCGAGGAGCCCAAGCCCCAGCACTCCTACATCGGACTCATCGCCATGGCCATCCTCAGCAGCCCGGATAAGAAGCTGATTCTGAGCGACATCTACCAGTATATCCTGGACAACTATCCCTACTTCAGATCCCGAGGCACTGGATGGCGCAACTCCATCCGTCACAACCTCTCCTTAAACGACTGTTTTATGAAGTCGGGCCGCTCCGCCAACGGGAAGGGCCACTACTGGGCCATCCACCCCGCCAACATTGATGACTTCAGGCGGGGAGACTTCCGCCGGCGGCGAGCCCAGCGCCGCGTCAGGAAACACTTGGGACTCGCCGTCGACGACGACTCAGAGCCTGAGGCGTTGTCGCCCCCGCCACCAGCCCTGCCCTCTGCCCACGACACGCCCGCCCTCGACCTGCCTTCCTCGGACACACCTGCGCCAGGCCTCACCGCCCGCCCGGCCGCTACGGACGCCGCAATCTGCATCACCAGACCAAAGCGTCAGTTCGACGTCCTGAGTCTCCTGGCGCCTGACCGTCCACCGCTCCACCACGATGACATTGACGGTATTATGGGCGAGACCTGCATGGAGGTGGGCGCCCCGGCCGATCACCGCCTCCAGGCCAAGGGGCACCACCTGCACCTCACCGATGACCTTCGCTTGAAGGTCATAGATGAGCACCGCCTGCAGATGGTCCAAGATCAACGTATCAAGGTCCCTGAAGATCATCTGCAGCATAATAGTGGGGACGACCTACAGGTGGGTGAGGAGCAGCACCTGCAGGTGGTGAAGCATCACCCACGGCATAGCGACGCCCCGCACCTACAGGTCGCCACCGACCACCACCTGTTGAGTGAGGCCAACCACCATATACAGGGGAACAAAGGCAACCTTCTGCAGCAGaccaaagaccaccaccaccaccaccttcaagaCCTTGAGGACCACAGCCAAAAGGAGAGGTCCCGGCTGGAGGTTAGGGAGGACCACGGGGGCCCCTCCTGCACCATCAAAAGTGAGGTCACGCAGCCGGAGATGCGGTCCGAGGAGGGCCATGATAGTGTAAGCGGCGACCCGCCATCTGTCTGCTGGACGACAGGTGGTTGGCCCCGTCGCGGCCTCCACTACGGCGACAACACCCTCGAGGGCCACTCCTCGAGGGCCTCCCCTTTCAACTTGTCCTCGGGGAGCGGTCAGCAGCGCCCCGTTATGCCGCTCCCCATCACCCCAGTCGCCCCTCAAcaagcccacgcccacaccacaacCTCCGCGCCCTACTCCGCCCACACCCCTACCTCGCCGCACGCCGTCCAGATCACCCTCTCCGTATCACTACCTAAGACAGCTGACGCCGCCCAGTAG